In the Pseudomonas sp. DTU_2021_1001937_2_SI_NGA_ILE_001 genome, one interval contains:
- a CDS encoding LysR family transcriptional regulator: MSLVQDRRILYFFEAVRLGSVRAAADFLDVAASAVSRQIAQLEHELGSPLLERHRRGVKPTEAGERVLHYYRQRLSQQEVLLDSLQALRGLQSGSVVLAVGEGFIDGLAAPLSRFSEQYPRIDLQVNVCGTNEVIRQIVEDEAHLGLVFNPPADPKIRSHAHTRQPVCVAVGPEHPLAQRSEPLPLEGLDRYRLALPGLSYGIRQIVTLAEHRQGLSLVPTLTCSTFAMLKRFAMRGGVTLMPVFVMEDEIRSGELVAVPLQSEVFSSPEVHLISRLGRQLSVGASRMLSLVLQDMTAFRQDH, translated from the coding sequence ATGAGTCTGGTTCAGGATCGCCGCATTCTTTATTTCTTCGAAGCCGTGAGGTTGGGCAGTGTGCGGGCGGCGGCGGACTTTCTTGACGTCGCGGCCTCTGCGGTGAGCCGGCAGATCGCCCAGCTCGAACACGAACTCGGCAGCCCGCTGCTGGAGCGCCATCGCCGTGGGGTAAAACCCACCGAAGCCGGGGAGCGGGTGCTGCATTACTATCGCCAGCGCCTGTCGCAGCAGGAGGTGCTGCTGGACTCGTTGCAGGCCCTGCGTGGCCTGCAGAGCGGCTCGGTGGTGCTGGCGGTGGGTGAGGGCTTCATCGACGGCCTGGCCGCGCCGCTGAGTCGTTTCTCCGAGCAGTACCCGCGCATCGACTTGCAGGTCAACGTGTGTGGCACCAACGAGGTGATCCGTCAGATCGTCGAAGACGAAGCGCACCTGGGGCTGGTATTCAACCCTCCCGCCGACCCCAAGATTCGTTCCCATGCCCATACCCGCCAGCCGGTGTGCGTGGCGGTAGGCCCCGAACACCCGCTGGCGCAGCGCAGCGAGCCATTGCCCCTGGAAGGGCTGGACCGCTATCGGCTGGCCCTGCCGGGGCTGTCGTATGGCATTCGCCAGATTGTCACCCTGGCCGAGCATCGCCAGGGTCTGAGCCTGGTGCCGACACTGACCTGCAGCACCTTCGCCATGCTCAAGCGTTTCGCCATGCGCGGGGGCGTGACGCTGATGCCGGTGTTCGTGATGGAAGATGAGATCCGCAGCGGTGAGCTGGTCGCCGTGCCCCTGCAAAGCGAAGTGTTCAGCAGCCCTGAAGTGCACCTGATCAGCCGCCTGG
- a CDS encoding NAD(P)-dependent oxidoreductase, whose amino-acid sequence MTLKTGVIGLGNMGGGMAATLAGKGFEVSGFDLSAAALEQAQRQGVRAVSDRAELIRSVDVLILSLPKAEHVEAVCLGEHGILELGRAGLVVVDTTTSTPEASRKVATALRAKGIAFLDAPVSGGPKGAANGSMSMVIGGEEADLAKVLPVLEAMSGTRVHVGGHGAGNVAKIANNMLAAAHLITTAEAMSMAAKAGVDPQKLLEGINAGSGRSAASQVMFPTWVLNKAYDSGFTMGLMRKDVGLASDLAAALDLDLPLARHVAQLWDDSRETLPDSDDFCCIVQRTDKALYGRGE is encoded by the coding sequence ATGACTTTGAAAACCGGAGTGATCGGCCTGGGCAACATGGGCGGCGGCATGGCCGCCACGCTGGCCGGCAAAGGCTTCGAGGTAAGCGGTTTCGACCTCAGTGCCGCGGCGCTGGAGCAGGCACAGCGCCAGGGCGTACGCGCCGTCAGCGACCGCGCCGAGCTGATCCGCAGCGTCGACGTACTGATTCTGTCGCTGCCCAAGGCCGAGCACGTCGAGGCGGTGTGCCTGGGCGAGCACGGCATTCTCGAACTGGGCCGTGCGGGCCTGGTGGTGGTCGACACCACCACCTCCACCCCGGAAGCCAGCCGCAAGGTCGCCACCGCCCTGCGTGCCAAGGGCATCGCCTTTCTCGACGCGCCAGTCTCCGGCGGCCCCAAGGGCGCGGCCAACGGCAGCATGTCGATGGTGATCGGCGGCGAGGAAGCTGACCTGGCCAAGGTGCTGCCGGTACTGGAAGCCATGAGCGGCACGCGGGTGCATGTCGGCGGCCATGGCGCCGGCAACGTGGCCAAGATCGCCAACAACATGCTCGCCGCCGCACACCTGATCACCACCGCCGAAGCCATGAGCATGGCCGCCAAGGCCGGCGTCGACCCGCAGAAGCTGTTGGAAGGCATCAATGCCGGGTCCGGGCGCAGCGCCGCCAGCCAGGTGATGTTCCCGACCTGGGTACTGAACAAGGCCTATGACTCGGGCTTCACCATGGGCCTGATGCGCAAGGACGTCGGCTTGGCCAGCGACCTGGCCGCCGCCCTCGATCTCGACCTGCCGCTGGCGCGCCACGTGGCGCAGTTGTGGGATGACAGCCGTGAAACGCTGCCGGACAGCGACGATTTCTGCTGCATCGTGCAGCGCACCGACAAGGCCTTGTACGGCCGTGGGGAATAA